In a single window of the Christensenella timonensis genome:
- a CDS encoding SPL family radical SAM protein has product MELVPAKTILSKPKDDSWFGNDYNMNLYRGCCHGCIYCDSRSECYHVDDFDRVRLKRGALAILERELASKRKKGVVGVGAMSDTYNPFEREVQATRGALALLGRFGFGVALDTKSPLVLRDIDLIQRIAHKASVNIKITITTADDALSKIIEPHVCPPSERFRAIRELSAAGIFTGVLMAPMLPYITDTEENVKKMVRLAHENGARFIFPMFGVTLRQNQRDYYYRKLDEHFPGLALKYRNVYRSNYYCASPRSRQLRALFQKECGKYHLLYRMQDIVAAYKKKEPSMEQMTFF; this is encoded by the coding sequence ATGGAGCTTGTACCCGCGAAAACGATTTTGTCCAAACCCAAGGACGATTCGTGGTTTGGCAACGATTATAATATGAACCTGTACCGCGGGTGCTGCCACGGCTGTATTTATTGCGACAGCAGGAGCGAATGTTACCATGTGGACGATTTTGACCGAGTGCGCCTCAAGCGCGGCGCACTCGCGATTTTGGAACGGGAGCTTGCGTCCAAACGCAAAAAAGGCGTGGTGGGCGTGGGTGCGATGTCCGATACGTACAACCCCTTTGAAAGAGAGGTACAGGCGACGCGTGGGGCGCTTGCGTTGCTTGGGCGGTTCGGGTTCGGCGTGGCGCTGGATACCAAAAGCCCATTGGTGCTGCGGGATATTGACCTGATCCAACGGATAGCGCACAAGGCTTCGGTCAATATCAAGATCACGATTACAACGGCGGACGATGCGCTTTCAAAAATCATCGAGCCGCATGTGTGCCCGCCTTCGGAGCGCTTCCGCGCGATCCGGGAGCTTTCAGCGGCGGGGATATTCACAGGCGTACTTATGGCCCCCATGCTTCCTTATATCACGGACACGGAGGAGAACGTCAAAAAGATGGTGCGGCTGGCGCATGAGAATGGGGCGCGGTTCATTTTTCCGATGTTCGGCGTGACGCTGCGGCAAAACCAGCGGGACTATTATTACCGGAAGCTCGACGAGCACTTTCCGGGGCTTGCGCTCAAATACCGCAATGTATACCGAAGCAATTATTACTGCGCGTCGCCCCGGTCAAGGCAATTGAGGGCGCTGTTCCAAAAGGAGTGCGGGAAATACCATTTGCTTTACAGGATGCAGGATATCGTGGCGGCTTACAAGAAAAAGGAACCGTCCATGGAGCAAATGACGTTCTTTTGA
- a CDS encoding GyrI-like domain-containing protein, which produces MEYEVVDVGEKMVDGILIRTENAGGKAMRDMSALWEDFFASGKAGLIRARANANFIGLYTDYEGDFTKPYAYIAGCETDGGEPAAFTVKKIHAGRYARFVAKGNLQEEIGEIWNAVWSLPLKRSYKSDFEEYIGSDGVTGEIHIYIGIEDGAFCGQRDDE; this is translated from the coding sequence ATGGAATATGAGGTTGTCGATGTAGGGGAGAAGATGGTGGACGGGATATTGATCCGCACAGAAAATGCAGGCGGAAAAGCGATGAGGGATATGTCCGCACTGTGGGAAGATTTTTTCGCGTCGGGCAAGGCGGGACTGATCCGCGCGCGTGCCAATGCGAACTTTATCGGACTGTATACGGATTATGAAGGGGACTTTACAAAGCCGTATGCTTACATCGCAGGATGTGAAACGGATGGCGGCGAGCCGGCAGCGTTCACTGTAAAGAAGATTCATGCGGGCAGGTACGCCAGGTTTGTGGCAAAGGGAAACCTGCAAGAAGAAATCGGCGAGATCTGGAACGCGGTGTGGAGCCTGCCGCTGAAGCGGAGCTACAAAAGCGACTTTGAGGAGTATATCGGCAGCGACGGGGTCACGGGCGAGATACATATCTATATTGGGATCGAGGACGGTGCGTTTTGTGGCCAACGAGATGATGAGTGA
- a CDS encoding helix-turn-helix transcriptional regulator: MQNNRLFGILYILLNKQKTTAGELAEKFEVSVRTIYRDIDALSLAGIPVYMAKGKGGGISLMDGFVLQKSLLTQEERDQILIGLQSLRAAQYPETEEILSKMNGLFRQKAFDWIEVDFSGWGREGKDQFLLLKTAILNKRAVAFSYFGANGKKTQRKVEPLRMLYKGKAWYLQGFCRDREDYRIFKLSRMKEVRVTCEGFARDASMLPELQKPYDETQYTTVTMHIDKALTYRVYDEFDEENISRTKTGFEVTLTVPEDEWMYGYILSFGEYAQVLGPEHVKRKIGKRIKKMAGNYYNMT; this comes from the coding sequence ATGCAAAACAACCGTTTGTTTGGGATCCTGTATATTTTATTGAACAAGCAAAAGACGACGGCAGGGGAGCTCGCTGAAAAATTTGAGGTCTCCGTGCGTACGATCTATCGCGATATCGACGCTTTGAGCCTGGCGGGTATCCCCGTTTATATGGCCAAGGGCAAGGGCGGCGGCATATCGCTGATGGATGGCTTTGTGCTGCAAAAATCCCTGCTGACACAGGAAGAACGCGACCAGATATTGATCGGGTTGCAAAGCCTGCGGGCGGCGCAGTACCCGGAAACGGAAGAGATCCTTTCCAAAATGAACGGATTGTTCCGCCAAAAAGCGTTTGACTGGATCGAGGTGGACTTTTCCGGCTGGGGACGCGAAGGGAAGGATCAGTTCCTCCTGCTGAAAACGGCGATCCTGAACAAGCGGGCGGTCGCGTTCTCTTACTTTGGGGCAAACGGTAAAAAGACACAGCGTAAAGTAGAACCGCTGCGCATGCTTTACAAAGGAAAGGCGTGGTATCTACAGGGGTTTTGCCGGGATAGGGAGGATTACCGTATCTTCAAGCTGTCGCGCATGAAGGAAGTACGCGTGACGTGCGAGGGCTTTGCGCGCGACGCGTCCATGCTGCCGGAGCTCCAAAAGCCGTATGACGAAACGCAGTATACCACTGTGACGATGCACATCGACAAGGCGCTTACCTACCGCGTTTACGACGAGTTCGACGAAGAAAATATCAGCAGGACAAAGACCGGGTTTGAAGTCACGCTCACCGTACCGGAGGACGAATGGATGTACGGCTATATCCTTTCGTTCGGCGAGTATGCACAGGTGTTAGGGCCGGAACACGTGAAGCGAAAGATAGGCAAGCGTATCAAAAAGATGGCCGGGAATTATTATAATATGACATGA
- a CDS encoding DNA-formamidopyrimidine glycosylase family protein: MIELPESATLAKQMTKELKGKRIEKVAALKSPHRFAFFCGDPLAYDAMLHGKAVGETKAYGGHVEIGLEDYRLDFNDGITFKLLAPGEPEPKKHQLYIRFEDGSALCMSVQMYGAMSAFPAGTSDNPYYLAAREKVSPLADEFDVDYFRSLLDSVDRKKTSLKAFLATEQRIPGLGNGVLQDILWTARLHPKRKLADLGGQETAELYMAVKNVLADMAGKGGRDTEKDLYGNAGGYKTVMSKNNTQMVCPGCGGVVKKEAYLGGSVYYCPACQKL, translated from the coding sequence ATGATCGAATTACCCGAAAGCGCCACACTGGCAAAACAAATGACAAAGGAACTCAAGGGGAAGCGTATCGAAAAGGTGGCCGCGCTAAAAAGCCCGCACCGCTTTGCGTTTTTCTGCGGCGACCCGCTCGCGTATGACGCGATGCTGCACGGCAAAGCCGTTGGGGAAACGAAAGCCTACGGCGGGCATGTGGAGATCGGGCTGGAAGATTACCGCCTGGATTTCAACGATGGGATCACGTTTAAGCTTTTGGCGCCCGGCGAGCCGGAGCCCAAAAAGCACCAGTTGTATATCCGCTTTGAGGATGGAAGCGCGCTTTGCATGAGCGTGCAAATGTACGGCGCGATGTCTGCGTTTCCCGCCGGCACGAGCGACAACCCGTATTATCTGGCGGCGCGGGAGAAGGTTTCGCCGCTTGCGGACGAATTCGATGTGGATTACTTCCGTTCGCTCCTTGACAGTGTGGATAGGAAAAAGACCTCTTTAAAGGCGTTTTTGGCGACGGAGCAGCGTATCCCCGGGCTGGGGAACGGCGTGCTGCAGGATATCCTGTGGACGGCGAGGCTCCATCCAAAGCGCAAGCTTGCAGACCTTGGCGGACAGGAAACGGCGGAGCTGTATATGGCGGTCAAAAATGTCCTTGCGGACATGGCGGGGAAAGGCGGCCGCGATACGGAAAAGGACCTATACGGAAATGCGGGCGGGTACAAGACCGTGATGAGCAAGAACAATACGCAAATGGTATGCCCGGGTTGCGGCGGCGTCGTCAAAAAAGAAGCTTATCTCGGTGGGAGCGTCTATTATTGCCCGGCATGCCAGAAGCTGTGA
- the mnmA gene encoding tRNA 2-thiouridine(34) synthase MnmA codes for MAQEKKRVIVGMSGGVDSAVSALLLKEQGYDVVGVFMKNWDDSEQDTACPAEEDYDDVRSVCEKIGIPYYTVNFENEYWERVFQYFLEEYRRGRTPNPDVLCNKEIKFAAFMDFAKKAGADYLATGHYARLAREGGVTYLKKGLDAGKDQSYFLCMLSQGQLERALFPIGDMQKADVRKIAEEAGLTVAKKKDSTGICFIGERKFKEFLQTYLPANPGDMKTLDGKVVGRHDGLMYYTLGQRRGLDIGGSKDGTGERWFVVDKDMENNVLVVCQGAESELLYSRALVMSGMSFISGGEDKKGFECAAKVRYRQSDQQAHAEKLGDGVYRVTFEEKQRAVTPGQYCVLYDGDVCLGGGVIDEIIF; via the coding sequence ATGGCACAGGAAAAAAAGCGCGTGATCGTCGGGATGTCCGGCGGGGTGGATTCAGCCGTATCGGCATTGCTTTTAAAAGAGCAGGGCTACGATGTGGTCGGCGTATTCATGAAAAACTGGGACGACAGCGAGCAGGACACGGCGTGCCCGGCGGAAGAAGATTACGACGATGTGCGCAGCGTATGCGAGAAGATCGGGATACCGTATTATACGGTGAATTTTGAAAATGAATACTGGGAGCGCGTATTCCAATATTTTCTGGAAGAATACAGGCGTGGGCGTACGCCCAACCCGGATGTGCTGTGCAACAAGGAGATCAAGTTCGCGGCATTTATGGATTTCGCGAAAAAAGCGGGGGCGGATTACCTTGCGACAGGGCATTATGCACGGCTTGCGCGGGAAGGCGGGGTGACCTACCTGAAAAAGGGCCTGGATGCGGGCAAAGACCAGAGCTATTTTTTGTGTATGTTAAGCCAGGGCCAGTTAGAGCGGGCGCTGTTTCCCATCGGGGATATGCAGAAAGCGGACGTGCGGAAAATAGCGGAAGAGGCAGGGCTTACGGTTGCGAAAAAGAAAGACTCCACGGGGATATGTTTTATCGGCGAGCGCAAATTCAAGGAATTTTTGCAAACGTACCTCCCGGCGAACCCGGGCGATATGAAAACGCTTGACGGCAAGGTGGTGGGCAGGCACGACGGGCTCATGTACTATACGCTTGGGCAGCGCCGGGGGCTTGACATCGGCGGGAGCAAGGACGGTACGGGCGAGCGTTGGTTCGTAGTCGATAAGGACATGGAAAACAATGTGCTCGTTGTCTGCCAGGGGGCGGAGTCGGAGCTGCTTTATTCACGCGCCCTTGTGATGAGCGGCATGAGCTTTATCTCAGGGGGGGAAGATAAAAAAGGCTTTGAATGCGCTGCAAAGGTGCGCTACCGCCAAAGCGACCAGCAGGCGCACGCCGAAAAGCTCGGCGACGGCGTATACCGCGTAACCTTTGAGGAAAAACAGAGGGCGGTGACGCCCGGACAATACTGCGTGCTTTACGACGGAGACGTCTGCCTGGGCGGCGGCGTGATTGACGAGATCATATTTTAA
- a CDS encoding ComEC/Rec2 family competence protein translates to MARRKRKSTAANLVIALICLLILVLFLVFGSHGTFLSNLGDVWNNTVNYGTAEQNVAALVTLEKEQTDLLLYVIDTGNSDSMVLRTPDGHAILVDAADNDDRQRILDTLKALGIEKLDAAVATHPDADHIGSMDDVLLNIPVATFYRTSKTAKTKTYDNMVDAAEQKQIPVTYVTAGDTFSIGGLSLKVLNPQDKKYDDTNNSSIVLLVEYGETSFLLSGDAEEEAIADMLGEFAPDMDIDVLKIGHHGSHNATTEELLDATTPNLAIITCGEDNDYGHPHKETLDLLGEDNITTLRTDEKGDIAIFSDGTDITYKTAA, encoded by the coding sequence ATGGCGAGAAGAAAAAGAAAATCAACGGCAGCCAATCTGGTCATTGCGCTCATATGCCTGCTGATCCTTGTTTTGTTCCTGGTATTCGGATCGCACGGCACTTTTTTAAGCAATTTAGGCGACGTCTGGAACAATACGGTCAACTATGGCACGGCGGAACAAAACGTTGCCGCGCTCGTCACGCTCGAAAAGGAGCAGACCGACTTGCTCCTTTACGTGATCGATACGGGCAATTCCGACAGCATGGTGCTGCGTACGCCGGACGGCCACGCCATTTTGGTGGATGCCGCCGACAACGACGATAGGCAGCGCATTCTCGATACGCTAAAAGCGCTCGGCATCGAAAAGCTCGACGCGGCGGTGGCGACGCACCCGGACGCGGATCACATCGGCTCTATGGACGACGTGCTCCTGAATATCCCGGTCGCTACTTTTTACCGTACTTCCAAGACCGCAAAAACCAAGACCTATGATAATATGGTTGATGCCGCGGAGCAAAAACAGATCCCCGTTACCTATGTGACAGCGGGCGATACCTTTTCCATTGGCGGCCTTTCGCTTAAGGTCTTGAACCCGCAGGATAAAAAATATGACGATACCAACAATTCCAGTATTGTCTTACTTGTGGAATATGGGGAAACCTCCTTCCTGCTTTCCGGCGACGCGGAGGAAGAAGCCATCGCCGACATGCTCGGTGAGTTTGCCCCGGATATGGATATCGACGTTTTGAAAATCGGGCACCACGGCTCGCACAACGCTACGACGGAGGAACTGCTCGACGCGACCACGCCTAATCTCGCCATCATCACCTGCGGCGAGGATAACGACTACGGCCATCCCCACAAAGAGACCCTCGACCTCTTAGGCGAAGATAACATCACGACGCTGCGCACCGATGAAAAGGGCGATATCGCCATCTTCTCCGACGGAACGGATATTACATACAAAACGGCGGCATGA
- a CDS encoding exodeoxyribonuclease III: MKLVSWNVNGLRAAAGKGFFEYLHTSGADVFCVQETKMHREQAEFDLKGYDEYWNSADKKGYSGTAVFSKIKPLSVSCDFDVEEHSHEGRVITLEFEDFYLVDVYTPNSGEGLKRLEYRLKWEDDFRAYLLSLKEKKGVVVCGDLNVAHTEIDLKNPKTNVKNAGFTPQERGKMTELLNAGFVDSFRYLHPGETGRYSWWSYRFSARANNAGWRIDYFLVSEDMKDRIADADICADILGSDHCPVVLELK; this comes from the coding sequence ATGAAACTGGTCTCATGGAACGTAAACGGCCTGCGGGCAGCCGCGGGAAAAGGCTTTTTTGAATACCTGCATACAAGCGGCGCGGACGTATTTTGTGTACAGGAAACAAAAATGCACAGGGAGCAGGCGGAATTCGACCTGAAAGGATATGACGAATATTGGAACAGCGCGGATAAAAAGGGCTATTCCGGTACGGCTGTATTCAGTAAAATAAAGCCGCTTTCCGTAAGCTGCGATTTTGACGTGGAGGAACACAGCCACGAGGGGCGCGTGATCACGCTGGAGTTTGAAGATTTTTATTTGGTGGATGTTTATACGCCGAACTCGGGGGAGGGCTTAAAACGGCTGGAATACCGCCTCAAATGGGAGGACGATTTCCGCGCCTACCTCCTGTCCCTGAAAGAAAAAAAGGGCGTGGTGGTGTGCGGGGACTTAAACGTCGCCCATACGGAGATCGACCTGAAAAACCCGAAAACGAACGTGAAAAACGCGGGCTTCACGCCGCAGGAGCGCGGGAAGATGACGGAATTGCTCAACGCAGGCTTTGTCGATTCGTTCCGCTACCTGCATCCCGGCGAAACAGGCCGCTACAGCTGGTGGTCTTACCGCTTTTCCGCGCGGGCGAACAACGCAGGGTGGCGCATCGATTACTTCCTCGTGTCGGAAGATATGAAGGACAGGATCGCGGATGCGGATATCTGCGCGGACATACTGGGAAGCGACCATTGCCCGGTGGTGCTGGAACTGAAGTAA
- a CDS encoding ATP synthase subunit B family protein, whose amino-acid sequence MVFINIKGMSNYRRRLVGGMIIYGILSLGLIPVFTLYMGTQDNILTVSMSAMGNTSVSMHLLFVVWTLIFCGYFASFMGYLLMLTKNTHSKIRGFVTFATVVLIVGNIFPFLPETLPGFAELHNLFAQISSVSLAVTLMLFTLTLRNHYSILFKKALIFVLIIWAMLIALMAVFGTRSITEMSGIIIASIFLFCVLTWLYKEDAFDPVQSLKEKDVYEAQEAADKLEKRMVQAKKEYLKLEAEARRARITAEEAAKVARHHKAEEA is encoded by the coding sequence GTGGTTTTTATCAATATCAAAGGAATGTCCAATTACAGGAGAAGGCTCGTCGGGGGAATGATCATCTACGGGATATTGTCGCTGGGGCTGATCCCGGTCTTTACGCTCTACATGGGGACGCAGGATAATATCCTTACGGTATCCATGTCTGCCATGGGCAATACGAGTGTTTCCATGCACCTGTTATTTGTGGTCTGGACGCTCATTTTCTGCGGCTATTTTGCAAGCTTCATGGGGTATCTGTTGATGCTCACCAAGAACACGCATTCCAAGATCCGCGGATTTGTGACCTTTGCGACCGTGGTGCTGATCGTGGGAAACATCTTCCCCTTCCTGCCGGAAACGCTTCCGGGATTTGCGGAGCTGCACAACCTGTTCGCACAGATATCGTCCGTTTCGCTTGCCGTCACGCTGATGCTGTTCACGCTCACATTGCGCAACCATTATTCGATATTATTTAAAAAGGCGCTGATATTTGTGCTCATCATCTGGGCGATGCTCATTGCGCTGATGGCGGTCTTTGGTACGCGCAGCATCACGGAAATGTCCGGCATCATCATTGCATCCATCTTTTTGTTCTGTGTGCTTACGTGGCTGTATAAGGAGGACGCCTTCGACCCGGTGCAGTCTTTGAAGGAAAAGGATGTGTACGAAGCACAGGAGGCTGCGGACAAGCTTGAAAAGCGTATGGTACAGGCAAAGAAGGAATACCTGAAACTGGAAGCGGAGGCGCGGCGCGCGCGCATTACAGCGGAAGAAGCGGCGAAGGTCGCCAGGCACCACAAGGCGGAGGAAGCATGA
- a CDS encoding sortase domain-containing protein, producing MDKKEEKQYKRKIGEEPARRQESGYGGIAAFLKRWKWLVAVCAAAACLAVIIPLATQPKPLPPSPIAGEAPVPTPTASVLPAQTPAPSEKQMLSEMAGLYAQNPDIAGWLKIDGTAIDYPVMYTPEDGEYYLYRNFEREEDPSKEGCLFIDKNCSLEPRSTNLLLHGHNMKNGSMFHALLGYKDEAFYQEHKAIRFDTLYEEGEYEVVCVFLSQVYKKSDTDVFKFYRFYDAATRQQFDEYVENIKKLELYDTGIAPVYGDELITLSTCEYSTENGRIAVVARKIKDTNR from the coding sequence ATGGACAAAAAGGAAGAAAAGCAGTATAAACGGAAGATCGGCGAGGAACCCGCGCGGAGGCAAGAAAGCGGGTACGGCGGGATAGCGGCATTTCTCAAGCGCTGGAAATGGCTGGTCGCCGTATGCGCGGCCGCCGCCTGCCTGGCGGTCATCATCCCGCTGGCAACACAGCCAAAACCGCTCCCGCCGTCGCCCATCGCAGGGGAAGCGCCCGTCCCCACGCCTACCGCGAGCGTCCTGCCTGCCCAAACGCCTGCGCCCAGCGAAAAACAAATGCTAAGCGAAATGGCAGGGCTTTATGCGCAGAACCCGGATATCGCGGGGTGGCTGAAGATCGATGGAACGGCGATCGATTATCCGGTGATGTATACGCCGGAGGACGGGGAATATTACCTGTACCGGAATTTTGAAAGGGAAGAGGATCCAAGCAAGGAAGGATGCCTGTTTATCGACAAAAACTGTTCGCTGGAACCGCGGAGCACAAACCTGCTCCTGCACGGGCACAACATGAAGAACGGGTCGATGTTCCACGCGCTGCTCGGTTATAAGGACGAGGCGTTTTATCAGGAGCATAAGGCCATACGCTTCGATACGCTTTACGAGGAGGGGGAATATGAGGTCGTATGCGTATTCCTGTCTCAGGTGTATAAGAAAAGCGATACGGACGTGTTCAAGTTCTACCGGTTTTACGATGCGGCAACAAGGCAGCAGTTTGACGAATATGTGGAAAACATCAAAAAGCTGGAGCTTTATGATACGGGGATCGCGCCCGTATACGGCGACGAGCTGATTACGCTTTCCACCTGCGAATATTCCACGGAAAACGGAAGGATCGCCGTTGTGGCACGCAAAATCAAAGATACAAACAGATAA
- a CDS encoding PT domain-containing protein — translation MKKTRKVWMTVAFVLAAVMVMGICPVAFAADAPSFTASVDGPKSVKQGETVTYQVTFTVNSGEGMGAFDAAVNTSGLSVQGTARVTSGQSFYVNVCDASNIVLANDSNVVAAGQSVTVVYTAKVTAKAGETVSFGISSVHGGGRVGGTATPAAYTGGSPSVTGTVTAEPGPSDQPTGEPTAQPTEEPTTQPTEEPTSDPAVQPSASASANADDLDDVPKTGDTSIPVWPFAAIGIAAAGVLVFAAGKKVFSK, via the coding sequence ATGAAAAAAACAAGGAAAGTATGGATGACGGTCGCGTTCGTTTTGGCAGCCGTCATGGTAATGGGCATCTGCCCGGTGGCATTTGCGGCTGACGCGCCGTCCTTTACGGCAAGCGTAGACGGCCCCAAATCGGTCAAGCAAGGAGAAACAGTGACCTATCAGGTCACGTTCACAGTGAATTCCGGGGAGGGGATGGGTGCGTTCGACGCAGCCGTCAACACAAGCGGGCTTTCGGTACAGGGCACCGCGAGAGTGACTTCCGGACAGAGCTTTTATGTCAACGTCTGCGATGCAAGCAACATCGTATTGGCAAACGATTCCAATGTGGTCGCTGCGGGGCAGAGCGTGACGGTCGTATATACGGCGAAGGTCACTGCAAAAGCAGGTGAAACAGTAAGCTTTGGCATCTCCAGCGTGCATGGCGGCGGTCGTGTAGGCGGGACTGCAACACCGGCTGCCTACACGGGCGGTTCCCCGTCCGTAACAGGTACGGTAACGGCAGAACCGGGCCCGTCGGACCAGCCGACAGGAGAACCGACCGCGCAGCCGACAGAAGAGCCGACCACGCAGCCGACGGAGGAGCCGACAAGCGACCCGGCGGTACAGCCGTCCGCTTCCGCATCGGCAAACGCGGACGACCTTGACGACGTGCCCAAGACAGGCGACACATCTATCCCTGTATGGCCGTTTGCCGCGATCGGTATCGCCGCGGCGGGGGTACTCGTTTTTGCGGCGGGCAAGAAGGTGTTTTCAAAGTAA
- a CDS encoding helix-turn-helix domain-containing protein — protein MYKRIKEIRRALGLNQIEFAARLGLSQSTLAMIEVGRRSFSDKHIKLICSEFHVNEEWLRGGPGEMFVTTCYDREFIDVFEQLLPETQELLVTIAKELLETQERLLKSHHAD, from the coding sequence GTGTATAAAAGAATCAAGGAAATCCGTCGGGCCCTTGGCCTGAACCAAATTGAATTTGCGGCGCGGCTTGGTTTGAGCCAGTCCACCCTTGCGATGATCGAGGTCGGACGGCGCAGCTTCAGCGACAAACACATCAAACTGATTTGTTCCGAATTCCACGTAAACGAAGAATGGCTGCGCGGCGGCCCGGGCGAAATGTTTGTTACGACTTGCTATGACCGTGAATTTATAGACGTCTTTGAACAGCTCCTGCCGGAAACGCAGGAGCTGCTCGTCACGATTGCTAAAGAATTGCTGGAAACGCAGGAGAGGCTGCTCAAAAGCCATCATGCCGACTGA